In the genome of Stomoxys calcitrans chromosome 4, idStoCalc2.1, whole genome shotgun sequence, the window aaGATTTATATAAGCCTTATACtagaaaattgattgatttatataatttttttctttatttcctaCTTTTTATTTACGAATATATTAGTTTATAATACAAAATGTTTACATTGTTAGCTTTAATCGAAATCATGCCACTGTGCAAGATCGTTAGGGTTAACTAGATGAGAGGGACCCACTTGGCCTACCCAGTGGAATgacttatacaaaaaaaaaaataaataatggtAAGTCAGTTACAAACATGAAAGACAAACTTACTGTGTCCACATGAGTAGTAGGTACGACAAGCAGCTAATAAATAATAACACCACACACATACCACTACATTTAAAATGTAAACATAATACTTGGTTGACAGTAACGGTCACAAACGCTGCCGCTGCCGCTGCCTGCACCTCAACCACATCACAATTGCTTATATTGCTAttagaattttcataaatattagaACAGTTTCCATTACTTAAAGCCTTCTCTATTAGgcacttgttgttgttattgttgttatttctctctctccctctctctcttgctGTTGATTCTGCTGCTTGTGGTTAGTGGGTGCGAATGATTAACACAAATTTCGCGCTAAACCTGTAAAGTAGAGAAAAACGAAACAATTGCACTGTCCGTGGGCAGACATTGACCAAATGCTTCGATTAACAATGGTTGAGCGGCCACCGTTGCCATAAAGTCTTCCAAAGAAACCTGAAAAAATAAAGTAGTTCGCTGCCTGAATGAATGTTCTCTTTGTAATAAGTTAGGGGTAAGCTTATAAATACCTTGCCATCTTTGTCTAtgtcaaatttctttaaaacaaTTTCCACCAAATCTTTGACACCCTCATCCGGATCTTCATCTTGTGGCTGTTTGATTAGACAGTTTCTTAGCAGGGTAAACATTTCATCTTTGGTTATAAAACCATCATTATTTAAATCATAGACTCGAAAGCAAAAGGCAGCTCGTTCAATGGGATTACCCCTTAAGAAGATGGATAGACCAATGAGCCAACCCTCCAGGCGTATGGGTAATCCTTCGTGCGCCTTATCCCAGCTGCAGAAGATGCGTTCCATAAGAATTTCCTCGGTGACAATATCAAAGGTGCTGTGCAGCAATTCGCGGAAAACAATGCGATCAATGCCcttagcaaaaaaattaaaacataagAATTTTTAGCACAAAAGCTGTACGTTTAATTACCTCTTGAGTTTGTGGTTTCGCTATAGCTCCAGCTGGTCCAGAGGCCAACGATTTGGCGGCATATTGATTGTTCGATACTAGTTTCCGATAGATACGAAAAAGGGCTTCGATTTCATCTCTATAAGTAAAAAGgggaaattattaaattaaaacaagaagtcaaatcgagagatccgtttatatgggagctatatcatgttcttgaccgatttgaaccgttcttggcacagttttcgGGAGTCTTAGAACacagaacaccatgtaaaaaacttcagccaaatcggatgagaattgcggcttccaggaactcaaaaactcaaatcgggagatcggtttatatgggatctatattgggttatacacagatttaagccttgggctcaagaaatcaaatcgggagatcggtttatatgagagctatatccaaatctgaaccgatatggcccatttgcaatccccaataacctacattaatattaagtatcagtgccaaatttcaagcggatagctctacgcgttcgaccgctatcgtgatttcgacagacagacggacggacatggcaagttcgagtcagaattttgaaacgatcaagaataaatactttatggggtcctagatcaatattttgaggtgttacaaacggaaagactgagttagtatactcccatcccacggtggtgggtataaagatgtAAAGCCAAGTACTGAGTACTGAGGCCTAGTACTGAGTTCGATTTTTTGCcccaacaactgtcaaaacagACAACACAATACAAAGAGGGTGAAGAAAAGAATACAGAGATCTTATGCAGGGGTAGTACTGAGTTCCATGATCAAAATatcagcgacatgtcgctgcgccatCACAAATTTCACATCAATTAAGTGTGAATGAACTTAGTACTGGGaccaaactaaaaattttaacaattgaCAAGACCGACCGAAtcatattttgcataaatccCATTGGTAAGTTCTTtgaacgatttttataccctacaccactactgtggtatagggtactaaaacttagtgaatttgtttgtagcacTCAGAAGAAaaagaggtagacccattgataagtattccgatcgactcagaatcactttcttattcgatttagttatgtccgtctgtctgccgatgttattgggttgcccaaaaagtaattgcggattttttaaaagaaagtaaatgcatttttaataaaacttagaatgaactttaatcaaatatacttttttacactttttttctaaaacaagcttaaagtaacatctgataactgacagaagaaaaaatgcaattacagagtcacaagctgtgaaaaaatttgtcaacgccgactatatgaaaaatccgcaattactttttgggcaaccataatttgtgtacaaactacaggttggAGTTTTCAtcagatcgtcttcaaatttggcgcgATTATTTTCTTGGGCCTAAAGGCCAAGCctattgattttggaaaaaatgggttcagatttggatatattgtagatcccatacatgtatatgttcgtccgattttgagaaacattttaataaagtgctgatttgtaaaccgattctctcgaaatttggcaggatggattttctaatgactcttattattatttgtgaatttcatagaaatcggttcagattaagatatagctcccatatatatgtatagaccgattttcacttctaaggcctttgcaagcgcatctatcacccgatcttctcaaaaacttGCAGTACGCTTTTTTATGCGACAACTACAAAACGTgtggattttggtcgaaatcggttcagatttggcaacagctcccatatatattttcgtccgattttgactaattttGCAATTTCAAAACAGCTTCAcactaaatttggcacaaaggagTCACTTATGACTCCCGCCATTGCTATTGAAATTCAAtgatatcggttcggatttagacaTAACTCCCATTATAATACTCACGGATGTTGAAGTCGTAACAAagcaacatgtgcaaaatttcaaccaagccggataatacttgcgccctctagcggctaaagaattCAAATTAGAAGATCCGTTTACGAGGGAGCTATATGCGGTTAGGGACCCATTTTAACCATACTAACACGATATTacatggaagccaccgtagcgcagaggttggcatgtccgcctatgacgctggacgcctggTTTCGAAATCTGGTAGGAACCtcagaaaagttttcagcggtggttatcccctcctaatgctggcgacatttatgaggtactttgccatgtaaaaacttctccccaaagaggtgtcgaccGGGCCctaatcattgaacttaaactttaatcggaaagcactcattgacatgtgagaagtttgccgctgttccttaatgaaatgttcatgaacaaatttccatatgggagctatatttaaatctgaaccgacattgaCCAAGCTCCGTAGATATCGTGGAAGTCATAGAGATTGTTTAATACATGtgattgcaatggctctagaattGAAAATCGGGTGTtacatatataaagggtgatttttttgaggttaggattttcatgcattagtatttgacagatcacgtgggatttcagacatggtgtcaaagagaaagatgctcagtatgctttgacatttcatcatgaatagacttactaacgagcaacgcttgcaaatcattgaattttattaccaaaatcagtgttcggttcgaaatgtgttcattcaccgttcagcgatgaggctcatttctggttgaatggctacgtaaataagcaaaattgccgcatttggagtgaagagcaaccagaagccgttcaagaactgcccatgcatcccgaaaaatgcactgtttggtgtggtttgtacgctggtggaatcattggaccgtattttttcaaagatgctgttggacgcaacgttacggtgaatgaacacatttcgaaccgaacactgattttggtaataaaattcaatgatttgcaagcgttgctcgttagtaagtctattcatgatgaaatgtcaaagcatactgagcatctttctctttgacaccatgtctgaaatcccacgtgatctgtcaaatactaatgcatgaaaatcctaacctcaaaaaaatcaccctttatatagggcagccatatctaaatctgaaccgatttctatgaaatacaaCAATGATGACGAGAGTCACAAGAGAATCTGTCGTGTTcattttcgagagaatcggttgacaaatgggcACTTTATTACAATactagtcaaaatcggacaaaaatatgtatgggaacaatgtcaaaatctgaaccgatattttctAGGCTAGGCCAAAAAAATGCAtgagccaaatttgaagacgatcggatgaaaattgcgacctgtactatgtacacaaattaacaggggcagacagatggatagacagacgaagagacagataggcagacggacggacggacggcagaCGGACAAAGGGTAAGACAGACGAACACACAGGCAAACAGAAAAACAGAAGAGCATACCTAAATCGAATCGGAGAgagattctgaatcgatccgtATATTTATCAATAGACCTATCGCTCTTCCTGCTGGCTGttacaaaaaaatgcacaaagtCATAATACCCCATGCCTCTGCAGTAGCGTAGGCTTTGGAgatattggactgaaattttttacagatcCATATTTTAACAACAGGTTAATATCAATATGTGGGTTATTTTCTTGAATgggccagatcggaccatattaagatTTCATACAGACTAaactcccgattaagggtcttaaaccccaaaaaaattaaaaattttgaaccgCGAATTGCATTAGACCCCCCGATATCTGAAGCCAATTGTGTCCTAATCGAACCACACCTTTGTCTATGATCATAAGCTGTGCatttacactttttataccaaccaccataggatgggcgtatactaaccTAGACAtttcctttgtaacacctcgaaatattgatctgcgaccccttcaagtatatatattctggatcctaccgacattttgattcgatctagctataaccgtccgtccgtctgtcgaaatcaggaaAGCGGTCAAACGcctaaagctatccgcttgaaattttgcacagatacttaatatggatgtaggtcattgaggattgcaaatgggtcatatcggttcagatttggatatagctcctatataaaccgatctcccgattttctggaacctctagaagccgcaattttcattcgattttcgggtgaaattttgcacatatggaTCTGTTATGGCATCACACATCcgagtcaagtacggttcaaatcggtctataacttgatatagctcccatataaatcgatctcccgatttgatttcttgagcccctgcaagccacaattttcatctgatttggcataaattttgcacattgtgatGTCATAACAGATCCCTACcgagtcaagtatggttcaaatcgttacatatcctgatatagctgccatataaaccaatctgggaccGTGactcttaggcctctagagggagcaattcttatccgatttggctgacattttacatgaagtgtttcgttaggGTGTCTtctacttctaacaactgtgcagagtatggttcaaatctgtccataacctgatatagccgccatataaaccaatctgggatcttgacttcttgacccactagagggcgcaattcttatccgattcggcttaaattttttacaacggcttcaaTATGTctaaatggtctgaatcgatcaatagccgaatctaatatacccgccatataaaccgatctgggatcttgacttcttgagccactagagggcgcatttcttatccgatttggcttaaattttttacaacggcttcaatatgtccaatatggtctgaatcgatcaatagcccgatgcagctcccatattaaccgttctcccgattatgcttcttgagcccctacatggcgctattcttatccgaatggagggtgcagatattaattcgccccaagccactatggatatacacctaagccccaattactggcttaggtgaatgtccatagtggctctaaaaactataaagtaacccctaaaaagaaaattttaagttaggaattccatgctacttacaaaatccttaattgttttcaataccactaccctaagttggttcatgtctggtattgtgtctcgacctaagtgccgatatctgttagacgcgaaagccaggcaatgacaacgtctcatcatcttcaccgcatgccctacacatgctatcacttgccgcaccgattttacataagtgagctcgtagtcctatgtgtcccgttatgataccaattgctatactgacctccttcttgcttcctttcagtaatagcctagtcttctcatgatctggatccccccatgtgattttcgccgttctaccgactgtttcgctgttccacaatctttcatgcgcattcgtctccctctcccttaactcggacagcgtcgacccgaaaggcttcgggttaatcaagtttatcgacggcggttctctggcctttactgccaaatcgcctgcccttttattcccccttactctcggcacccaaacgatgcggattttgccatcctaagagaagccgttaatgtccttcttacactgcaagactgttcgtgaccttaccgtcctggttgttattgcccttatggcaattttactgtcgataaagatgttcacactcgacgtcctcgcgttagctccacaccacttcacgcaatcggtgatcgcccggatctccgcctgcaggaccttattatggtcaggcagtctaaaacagatctcaatccctgggttctcaatgtaaacccccagacccactctgccctctagctttgatccatccgtgtaacatgatcttccagatggcaataccagggttccgtcaaatcaagactgtgccgatggcagcagtgcctcgcactcgacttcaaggttcatctcaggtatccgatcggaaacctcttcccttccttccaggtttcctatcgtcgcctcgattataccacgatagtatgagctgctcccatcctcaatccattctcccattgccttaagtctcatagccgcagtggctgactcacacttaatctgtatgggatggatatctagaattcagagccctagtgggcgtggtgctcatcgctctgcctatgacaagacaacatgttctccgaacttgttgtatggtgcTTATGTAGcagtttggtagactgctatggagaaaaagtgcaacattttattctttgtttgcctaaaaaaagataccacgcaaagaactcgtcaaatgcgatccatggtggagggtatataagatttggcccggccgaacttaacactctcttacttgtttagtcATAATTTCTAGAT includes:
- the LOC106081668 gene encoding calaxin, whose product is MLATKAKAGVNSAPTPQGVNSNAARAGGAAAGVGSRRHMNTVIIRTVTAFLASGKRNSNNSKASNGSRQRARKAKMDESSAKINPKLLESLKKKTRFTKDEIEALFRIYRKLVSNNQYAAKSLASGPAGAIAKPQTQEGIDRIVFRELLHSTFDIVTEEILMERIFCSWDKAHEGLPIRLEGWLIGLSIFLRGNPIERAAFCFRVYDLNNDGFITKDEMFTLLRNCLIKQPQDEDPDEGVKDLVEIVLKKFDIDKDGKVSLEDFMATVAAQPLLIEAFGQCLPTDSAIVSFFSTLQV